CGGGGGCGTATTTGCTGAAAAATAAGAACCCAAATGTATATCAGGATCTGTTGAAGAAGCCTGGAAACCCGGCGACCATTGAGGAAATCAAAAAGGACAAGCACAGGCAGTTTCCCTTTCACGAAATGTTTCTCGACGAACAGAAGGTGGGCCAGATCGAGCTCTTCAACGTGCTGAAGGCCTATTCCATATACAATCCGAAGGTGGGCTTCTGCCAGGCGCAGGCACCGATAGCAGCCTTTCTATTGATGCACCTGCCCGCGGAGGACGCCTTTTGGGTGTTTGTCAGCGTTTGTGATGTGTATGTGTATCCTGTACTTGTATCCTGCTggatattaattattttactttGCAGATACCTGCAGGATTATTTTATACCCGGCCTGGAGGTGATTCAGAACGATGCTGGCATTCTGGAGGGCTTGCTGAAGAAAACCTGCCCACCCGTCTACCGCCACCTACAGAAGCACAAAGTGGAGCCGCTGCTCTACATGACCGATTGGTTCCTGTGCGCCATGACCCGCACATTGCCCTGGGAGACCCTGCTGCGTGTCTGGGACTGTTTCCTGGCCGAGGGCATTCGGGTGATCTTCAAGGTGGCTCTGGTCATCATAGGAGCATCGCTCAGCCGGCATAAGGTGCGCAAGACGTGCACTGGCCTGTGTGAGACGCTGGCGGTGCTGCGATCCCCCGAAGAACACATCGTCGAGGAGGAGTTCCTCATCAACAACATGATGCGGCTGAACCTGCGCGTCGAGGACTTCCAGATCGAGCACACGCGCCAGAAGGCGCGACGGGCCAAGCAAAAGGCCCAGCAAGAGGCGGAGTCCAGTGGACATCGGCGCAATATGCCGACCCTGTGAGGGAATGGGCGCtacaataactacaacaatttgttactaaacacacacacaaacacaacaaCATACATGCCTAGTTGCATAAGTTTCTACGTTTAAAGTCGAATAGGAGGCACAAAGCGGGTGGTAGCTGGGAGCTGTGGGACACCGCCCGGTGGGTCATTCAATTACAGAGACATCATTCCATGCAATCAGTTTTGTCTAATTTTAAGCCAATTCTTTTGTTGAGCACACATCGGGGCTGGAATTGTATCTGTATTCGGAATCGTATTATTCATTTAGCGGCAACTATTACGAGCGTgcaatttttttatgcttttcaaaagtatttattacatacatatatttattattactgGATAACAGATTAGAAGGATTAGAGTTAGACTTGATTTGAGGACCCGAACATATCGTATTACTATCATCATCACCATCAGAATGGCTCCAACGTCTTCTTTATTAGTTTAATCCGCATCCATCCCGATAAGAAATGTTGATATTTACCTACGATGTGTTACGAAGGACATCTGTGTTGAGAAGAGAGCTCGACAAGGGCCGGCAAGGATTTTTTGACCGAAATTAACATAAAACTGTATTactaataaagaaaaatatacctaaaaaaatatatattaaatcttTAACCCTTTCCCAGGAAAattactaatttttttatcAAGATAATTATCTTATTTATTAACATTTCTAAAACAGCGAGCCGAATGCTTTTCCAGAGAGCAGCTCTGTCTGAAAGAATTCAATATTTTGTtataatttcataattttcattCGAATAATATCATTTTTACTTTGCTGCAAAATAAATAGCTAGTCTTATAAACTATTAATGAAAATGGGCCGCCTTGAGATACACGATGAGATATTAATCGAAATTATGAGTTAGGAGGTGTATATAGTAAATTCTATGAATACTATTCTTAATCTCATGAAAGTGTGTGCCTCCCTCCAATGGGGTATGGAGGCATTCGATTCTGTTCGACCACTGGAAGTTCGCGTTTATGGAAGTGGAACTGGGCTTGACTTACAATATCAACTATAAATAATAGCTCGGAGGGGAaataaaatcggtttaaaaacAAGAGACTGGTTAAAAACAATTCTAAAATCAATCAGTTGTACCAAATAAAATGGTAATATTACAATTATATAAGAAATCAGTTACTTTTTAACACAAAATGGACTAACACACTAAAAGATTCCAATAGATTCCCCCATCCTATCCCAGCAGATACTGATCCTCAAAGTCCATATCATCCCCGTCATCCAGCAGGTGCGGAGGCAATGGCATATATGGTCCTGAATCGTGACCAGTCTGGTTGTCCTCGTCCTCTACAGTTGGCACTACGTCTTCCTGCTCCTCCTGCTGCATATGCTCGCGGATCTTGGCTAGAATAGATTCCTTTTCCTTTGCTGCCGGGTGGCTGTTCAGGATGTGCTGTTTTAGGTCTTGCAGGCTGTGCAGCCTGCCGCCTCCTGATTCCGAGCCGACTTCATTTTTGTCGCACAACTTGCAGCGCACATAGGCAGGGTGGGGAAGATGCTGGTACCGGTGGTGCTGAAGCTCTCGCAGTCGGTTTGTCCCAATCTCCTCGTTGCAGTCGTTGCAGCGGTACCGATCCACATCCACCTTGATCATGTGCAGCAAGTCTAGCTTAGTGAGACTGTGGTAGACATTGATGTGCTCCTTCCATGCTGTTCTCTTCACCGTGGTAAAGCCATCGCCGCACTGGGGACACGCTAGCTGGTACATGGACCTGACAGAGACCACTCCTTCCTGCTCCTGGTCGTGTTCCTGCTCGTCGTCGTCCAGCTCCCGCTGCTGATGATTGTCGCAGCGATTGGTGTCCCGGTTCAGATGCTTGAAGAACATCTGCTTGCGCACGAACTCCCCGCCACAGGTCAAGCACTTGAAGGAGCGATGGGGCAGGTGGCGGAACTTGTGCGACTGCAACTGCCCGATAGCACCCTTTGTGTGGGTGACTGTCACCCGTTTGTAGCACTCCAAGCAAAGGTAGTGGTGGTTATCCAGCTGCCGGAAGTTCAGGCCCTCGCGACTGTTGAAGTTGTGCTTCTCCACGATGTGTTTTCGCCAAAAGGCGTGCGAGTCAAAGTTCTGGTTGCACTTCGGGCAGAAGTACGTGATGAAGTCCAAGTCCACGGCATTGTGATACGAGATGCTATCCTCCAGGGTGTTTAGACCAGCGGGTCGAACGGGCAACGCCCCCGGCTGGGGCTTCAGTGTGCGACTCATGGCAGCCCCAGAGAAGGAGGGCGAACAGCTGGGTGGAGAGTCGGGAACCGGTATCGGAGACGGAGGTAAAGTCTTCTCTCTGTCCATCTCCCGATATCGGTTCATTTGCTTGCTGGGTTTGGTCACCATAACGGGCGCCCCCCTCTCGAAGATGTTGTGACGCGCTCGCAGATGCGCCGCTATGTTCGGCTTGTGGTTGTAGCAGGTACCGCAAATGAGGCACTTCAAGTACAAGCGGTATGGCAAGTGGCGGAAGTGGTGGTCCTGCAGGCCCTTGAGCTTCGAGTTGCTCACGACGTCCCGGCACTGGGTGCACTGATAGCGGTACTTGTCCAGCTGCTGCATGTTCAGATACTCGCGCTTGTCGAAGTTGTGGACGTCGTTGATGTGGCGCCGCCACTCGAACTGGGTCTTGTACTCCATGCCGCAGGAGGGGCACAGGAAGATGTAGTTCTGCTCCACCGTCGGGAAGGGAGCGATCGTGTCCGTGTTCTGCGTGGGCTGGTGGCTGCGCAACCTCTTGCGGATCTTGAAATGCTTATCGATTCTGTGCTGCTTAACGGCTGCCTGCGAAGCGAAGGCCTCGCCGCAGTGGATGCACTTGTAGCGATGCCCATCGTTTTGTCCGGGTGCTGGATGCAGCATTGGAGGCGACGGCGGGGCAATCGTGGCTGGGAGGAATTCCTCTTCCTCCGCCTGCATCTGCTCCCCAAAGTCGTTGTCCTCTTCGATGACTGGCTCATGGTCGTCCAGGTAGATGATCTCGTAAGTCTCATTGGCCACCGTGACGATCTGCTTGCGAGGCTGCTTCGGAGCCTGGGGCATCGGAAGCGAGTCTCCCCCGCCACCAGCATCCCCTCCCAAACTACCGCCTGTCGATCTGCGTGGCATGTCGTTGATGCGATGGTAGGTGGCCAGATGCTTGACCAGACCTTTTCTGTCCGTGTATGACTTGTGGCACTTGGTGCACCTGGCGTAGGCCTTGAACGGCAAGTGGGTGATCCTGTGCTGCTGCGCATTCTGGATGCCATAGGCATTGGTAATGATTTTGTCGCACTCGAGGCACTTCAGCTTTCTTTCGTCTATCACATTGAAGTTCAGCTTCGACAGGTCGTTCATTCCGTGCATCATGACCACATGGGTGCGCCAGTGTTTCTTTTCGCGGAACTCCTTGCCGCACTGCGGGCACAGATAGTCTATAAAGGGCTCGTACATGTCGTCGCTACTGATGCGTCCACCGCGTCTAGGCGCATCCGCGAAGTAGGGCGACTCGTCGTCCAATGCATCCCCGTTTCCTTCTCCTTTTCTGCCACCGCCATCGAATTCTCCGTCCTCTGCTTGGCCGGTTCGCTCTGGCATTAGAGTGTCCAGGTGGTGCTCCTTCAGCAGATGTTTCACCATCGCGTCGTGGTCCGAGAAGCCCTTATAGCAGAGCTTGCAGTGCATCCACTCCGGATGCGATAAATGACTGAACTTGTGCGCTCGCAATACTTTAATGGTGTTGGGGGAGACAATCTGCAAGAAGTAATGGAGATCTTAGTTTCATCTTTAGATGAACATCTGACCTATCTCACCTTTTTACATTCGAGGCACTGCATCTGCATGTCACTGCTCCGGAAGTTAAGTCCCCGCCTGCTGACAAAGTCGTGAACAAACTCGATGTGCTGGCGCCACTGCCTGAGGTTGTCGCACTCGTAACCGCAATCCGGACACATGAAATGAATGTAGTCCTCGCACAGCTCTGCAGCGAGTATTAGTTcatcgccctcctcctcgGGTCTCTTCTTCCTGCTGGCAGGAGGTACCTCCTCTGCGACTAGTGACTGCTTTGAATGCTCCAAAACACTCGACTCATCGGCGTCCGGTTCGAGCACCTCGTTGCGCACCTCAATGCGATCCAACTCTCCGTCCTCGCGCAAGGCCTCCTCCCTCTGCAATTGTTCGGTGCGGGACTCCCGGACCCGGGTCTTTCGGCCAGCTGCATTGTAGCCGCCCCGCATCATGGCCACGACTTCCTCGCAGTGCACTAACCTCAAGTGCACCATAAGATCTTGCCTggatgtataaaaaataaaagttatattaaaaaatgctAGTTTTAAGGGAACTTTGGGAACTTCCACTATGGTCTCTTAAGGAAACTAAAGGATCTGCCTGGGGATACAATCGTTTCTATGGCAGCTTGTTTATTGGGTTGGTTGTTTAGTCAATAATTAAAGAACGACATGGTTACACCCATTCTTGTCcagaaataattataaataatagttACTATAGTATAGTTCATCATTGAGTATCTAATCCATCATTGAAACTACCTTCCAGATCAGACCCACCTGTATTTGTATTCCCGCTTGCATATGTAACACTTGGTACACCTGTACGGCAAGTGggtgaacttgtgcttcagcAGATTCTCTCGACTGTGCATCGCAATCCGCTTGTGGCACTCCTGGCAGCGATGATACAACTTGTCCACCGGCAAAAAGTTGAGGCCGCGCAAGGTGTTGTACCGATGCATCTGGTTCATGTGTCGCTTCCAGTGGTCCTGCTGCCGGAACTCCGCGCCGCAGGCAGGGCAGATGTAGACAACGCCCAGCTCATAGTTGATGGGCACTCCGTGCTCATCCGTGGCATTGATCTGCGAGGTAGTTGGCCGTTGGGGATAGCCTACATTCGGGTTACGTCCCTGGGAGCCGGGCACCGACTGCCCTCGCATTGTGGCCTCAGCGTCGTCCAAAGAGGAGGATTGCTCCGGCTGCTCCGACAAGCTAATCATGGGCTGCAGTTCAAAGTCGAAGATGGCATCATCGTCCGGATCGGAGCCTTTTCCTCTATTTTCCCCCTCACcatcgtcctcgtcctcctcctcctccctgTCCTCTTCCTCACCATCCAGGATGTCGTCATCGCCCATGTCGGCATCCAAAAGATCcgaatttccatttccattgccGTACTGCTCGCCATCCTCCCCCTCCAGACCAACATCTCCCTCCACTCCATCCTCCGCCTCATCGAAATCAGAGGAGAACATCGAGGTCCACAGATCCATTCCTTCCATTTTTGGGGAAGGCACTTTCGACAGGCTGCGGCGAGTGTCTGTGGATGTGTGCGTCTGTGAGAACTAGTTTTCGTATCCTACAAAAGCCACAAATTGGCCGAGTCGGCTGGCTGCTGTTCACTTTTCATGGGGCTATGCTGCGGTTACCGGGATCGCTGCGTCCAGATGCATTTTTTCCGTTGGCTCACAGGCGAACTTGGCACATTGTGtgatttattataaataatttggccCACTGCGACGCCGGAAAAATTGCGATTTCTTTAGTTTGCAAAAATCAGAGCCATTTTGTTTGTGAACAGTGTAGTGTTGCAGGTTACACGATGCGACCTCCAAAGCAGTGTTGCTAAAGGTAGTTTAAGTTTTAGTTGGCAACACTTAAAAGAGTTGCCAGATAGTAGTGTTGGAAACAGATGTAAACTATACTTCCGGGcgggaaatttaaaattaattattcttGGGGGGTAAAAGGGTAATTATGCAGTTTATCTTATTTTAAAGAAGCTTATATGGCACAGAAGTACATCGTAGATCAATCCTACAACGGACAAACCCCAAAGTGGTGGCCATTTTCTccaataatataaaatcttcTTGAAAACCTAAAACCCCCAGGTTCCTATTCCTcttgaaataaaaatccagCTCTTTAGAGCATGTTATGtacgaaaaattttattgaacaAAGATTCGCGCttgaattttgtatttttacacTTAATTAGTACGTGCACATTAGTACGTACAGGCGTACTGTTTAAATTACATATTTAATGTAATGTAATACAATGTatattatgtatgtatatatgtgtgtgttcgTGTGAATGCGGTTcgtttaaatataaatataaaatgtgGCGTGTAGTATATGCAACTATAATTAACGTATCGAAAGTGTATGCTTGATCGAAGAATCGAACGATAATCCCCATCATCCTTAGCCGATGCCTACGCACGTACTCCTTATTCCCACgtacgacgacgacgacgaggccCACTCACGCCTAGGATGGTCTCTGTGGATGGTCGATCTATATAACCAAGATCTCTATCCCCAACGCATTCCCAACATGCAGACGTTGGGCATAACAGGCATTTTATGGAATTACTCAAActaaagaatttaaattacAGATTTTCAATGGAGTGGCTGTGGTTGGGGTGGTGGTTGGGTGGTCGTGCTGGTGGTTGGTGGCcgtgttggtggtggtggtggtgctaaTGGTAGTAGTGTGGGTGGTGCGACGGCTTCTTAAATGTGGTTGGTTGATTAATTCTCGTTTCTCGGGCACTGCATCGATGATGTTCCATGCATCCTAACATCGTTGAGCAATTGAGTTGTCCTCGTGTTTATATATTCGTTGGCAGACCCGGTTTCTCCTCCATTCATCTTTGAGTACAGGATAGGGTAATGCGTAGTATATTATATGGGTAGTACgatcttaatattttttttgtttgattttgtaGGTTTTTTTCTCTTATGGTCTTTCCGCCCTCCAGTTGCTTCCCCCTCGAAATTGCTTGTGCTTCTGGGATCTGAGCATCGTGTAGTGTCATTACCAGAGTCCCGACGAGTAGCCGCCTGGTGGGACACGGTTCTTGTTGATCACCGGAGTACCTCCCTGGGCCGAGTCGGCACGCTGGTGGAAGTCGTTTGCGCCTGGCTTGTAGCCCTCACCTGTGACGGGGTTTCCCTCTGTGGAAGATGATTCAGGGATTAGAAGACTTGAAGATGATATGATCTTAAACTAGAGGTTCTacaaactttaaaataaatataaaaagaatatataCTGTGATCACTACTTGAATTCCGATTTAAATGTCATTCGCGTTtcaaattttaagattttggaagaaaattaaaagaaactttGACAGGAAATCTTGGAATTTCTCTTTAGGAGGTGACTTGGGGACGGACAAGGACTTGGGATGGGTAGGACCACCTCCAGCAGCCAAGGCCCACCTCGATTCTTTAGCTTCTTTGGTTTTAGACCGCCAACACCATCGCCGTTGAGGCCCAAGCCCGTGATGGGGTTGCGCGAGTCCATCTTGGTGCACGGCTGGGCCGCCTCCTTGAGAGCCTCTGGGCAAGGGTTAATGGGCTTTTGGCGATCTGATACACCCTCCATGTGGTCCAGTGAAACGGGAATCTCTGTATTGGTGTCCTTGTCGCAAGAGGACTGGGTGCCCTGGTCGCGCTTATCAGACTCGGTGTAGGTTTGGTTATCAGCCGGCACGTCACCAACTATGGTCTCCTTGCACGGAATATCAATGGGCAGCACGTCTGGTGGTGGAATCGCCGGGGCACTGGCCTCGGGGGTCAGGGCACAGTCTAGATCGGCTGAtcctggagctgctgctggttgTTAAGGATTGATTGTGGGATGGGGAGGATCAGGGCCCAGGGATAGGCGGATTAGGATCAGGATAAATCCTACTGGGACACGGATAACGAAATGTACTCACTGCTCATATTGCGGAAGACTGACCCGGATACGAGACACGAAGTTGTTAGTCACGACGATGAGATTtcgatttatatttttttggtttttagtgCATGTGcgatacaaaatatatataaagcgGAAAACACAATTTACGACGAttacgatttttatttttttgaaattctaTAATAGTCGAAGGCAGTGTAGCCACTACGGTTTCTGGGTTCGTACTGAATGTGAGCCCAGCCGTTGGCCGTTAGCTTCGATCGAATTTAAATCCAACGACTACTATATAAACCCTTTTCCCCCCAATATTCGATTCTTACCTCCTCTCGAGCCGCTGTTCATCTTGAGGTTCTCGGTCGAGGACGAGACCGAGGACGAGGCCGAGGACACGGATCCGCTCTTGCCGTTGTAGTGGCCGTTGGTGGTCAGCAGCTTCTGGGCGGCAGCTGCCTCTGTGTTCTGGCCAAAGGGAATGCTGCTCTTCATGTGGTTCTTGGCGGGCGTGATCGGGCGGGTGGGCTCCCCAAACAGCCGAGAGTGCGAGTCCACGGTCTTCTGGCCGCGGCGTGGGGCATCACCTGTTGTATCGAGTCCCAGGGggaaccaacaaaaaaaaaaagaaaacagaaccaagtggggaaacaaaagaaaattaaataccaTAAATTAGTGGACTTTCAAAggagttttaatttttaaattagtttataCAACGTGTTCTACTGAGAGGTATGTATGGTACAGATAGTGGGTCAGTAGGTGGATTAAGGTGAGTCTGATAAGgtggaaaatatttcaaaactttGTTCTCTGTGTGgcaaaaatggcaaaaggTTAAATAAACTAAAGACAAAACAAGAAGAGCCTTGAgttcttttggcttttatCTAAGTGAACTCGAAATGCCATCAGGTGGCGGGTAGGCAGGTGGCAGGTGGAATGGAAAAGGAGGCTAAACCGGTTGGTATTGCAACTTCTTGTGGGTTTGTGGGTGATgtggtggtctgtgggaagtGGGTGAGTACTTTTGCATTCGAAACGAAATTAgcacaaaacaacaacaacgaaacAGACTAGGATTAAGAGACTTGGTGAGGATTGGGGGGTATTCTGTGCTTAGGAAGGAGACATAATTCAAGTACCAATGAAATAGAATCTGTGAGCTCCTTGTCGTACTGCAAAGATACGTAGAAAAGAAAAGATATAGAGCGGGagggaggaaaagaaaagaaaaagaacgAGAAGAAAAACGAGACACACATAAGCATTTAATTAACCTGAGAGCCCTTCTCTGATCTATAACCATAAACTATAGACATCATCAGCTAGACCTAAACTTAACCTTAACCCTCAAACTTACCGTTGTTTTTCACTCCATTATCCTTCTCGGCAGCGAATATGTTGGAGGCCATGCGATTCTTCACAGAGCCCCTGGGAGTCTGCGGCATCTCCGATCCGAAGATGTCGCTCGATCCACCGCCCGGAGCCCTCAGCACCCtggaaaaggaaaagaaaatggAGAGAGTCTCATTAATTACAAGCTCATACTTCTACGCTTCGTAATTGATATGGCAGAGTGCATAATTCGCAAAATTTCCACACGCTCGCCGAGGAAAAGCATTTAATGTCTGTGTCTAATCATCAACGTCTTGGAGCAAGACCAGCTAGGAGGTATGAGATGCAGTTTAAGACAGAGCTGGCTGGGTGAGCACTCAATGGGCATTAGAAGTCACGCCAAGATGCATCTTCCATCCTAGCCAGTATTGCAATTAAGTGGAAACCCTGGCATAAAGAATTGCCAGCCAGCCATTGCCAGACAAAAGGCTGGCCAAAAAATGTTATGCTTTGTGGCATTCACCAGCCACTCAGTCAAgttagtcagtcagtcagtcagtggCTGTCCACGCAACGTTGCCCAAAACCACCAGATACAGTCCAGATCGTAATGGTAAGGATTGTAAAGCCAATAAAATATACCATCCAAACTATTAGAAAGTATAGCCCAGGCTCTAAAATAATGCCTTCATTGCTTTTTAcgattatttatatttttttatatattatcccCGACTTGGTGTCGTGGCCGCTGAAGGCCCAGGAAATGTAAGCATTTGTGAGCATTTAATTTAGAGACCGAGACCAGATCTCGCAGCTGTCTGCCTGACAATTGTGAGCCGCACTGTCGGCTCCTATCCATGTGTATCTGTGCATCTGGAGGTAGGTTTCTGTGGATGCATTTTACTGCCGCCAGCATGAGACGTCAATTAAAACTCTGCAACAGTTAGCTGAACTGTGGATGCTACCAACTTCTCCACCAGCATAAGCTCCAGCTTCAGCTCCTTCTTCATTTTCTGGCCCCGGGCTCTGAAAGCCAAAGACCATTCACTTGTCAACatttgcttttggccatttgAGCCATTTGATAGTTTACTACTGCGAGACGCCTTCCTTCGGGGCGTCAATCAAATCCGATTTTAGAGCTTTCAGTGGGCTAAGCGATGGCGTTTTTTTATGCCCCATCTGCCCCGACACGCACTGTCCTCAGCCTACACCTCTCATAAAAAGTGAGAGTCTCCACCAAGCATTGTCAGCTACTTTAGTTACACTTTGCTCTAATTAGCGAAATTACAATGCAATTACCGTCGATTACCGCCGGTGTTTAAGCCACACACTTAGCCAGGCCTAAACAATAGTGGGTATTCCGAAAATTCAATGCCCCAATTCGGGCCACCAGTTGGGTTCAACTTTCTACCGAGTAGAACTGGGTGCCGGGTGCAGCGGAAAAGGCAAAAGTGGGAGGCAAAAGGTGCGTCTTCCTGCTAGAAAGTGCAACCCAAATTGCGTGCCACGGCGGAAGAGGAAGAGCTTAGATGCGGCTTCGGCTGCGGCTAATTAATTATACACTATATTGcctatttttgtgttttggaaGTTGGGTCTTAACTTGGCCCAccgaaaaaaacagaaaaaaaaacatcagaaAGCGTCAAAAGCGCAGGCCGCAAAGACAAAACAACCGTTAAACGGCTGCGGCAAGTGTGTGAACTGTTTGATGCAAGCAacatacactgagagaaattattatttattatttaaaagtgATTGGAATTAAGGCACataacattttaataaaaatggcTTCGAAGTTTCAAATTAATTGGAGGTCTTTagtatattataattatactCGATAAAATATTGGGGACGAGTGCGCATGCCACGCCAAATATATCTGATATCCATTTTAGGTGACGAAAGAGTGCCATATAAAAAGAAGGTATAAAAAGCTATAATAAAACACATTATAAGAATAGGTTCAAATAAGAAGAATAATGGTACTAATTATAGAGGTTTTCAAAACCaaactaattattttttttattaacctTAGTTATAGTTAGTTTATGGTTTTGTACCTTAATTTTTCTAAGCCTTAACaaaattttatgattattacgtgaaaaaaaaaattataaaattacatttttcggaactcttttttttaacacctatttttaaaagcaatttttattaaactatattatttatttgcttaCATCACAAATGAGTAAATGAATGAATATTTCTTTAATGTGGATGAatatattgtttaaaaaaaaaatactctataaaaaaaaggcggAAATTTATTCATTTTCTGAAAAGTTTCTGTTATATTTCGGtttctattttcttttctattaacactatttttcaataaatggcggaaatttatttatttctaaaatttttctgaaaCTTTGAAAGATTTTGGAAAGGTTACTGAAAGATTTCGTGCTTTTATAATAGTAAAGGTAAAACAAACATTACAGTTCCAAAACAAATAACCAATTCTCTTCTTAttgttaaatattaattatattttatgattattgtGTATAAAAATCCTctttatagtatttttatttaaaagtatcTTTATTAAAGTACTATTTACTAAAGTAAATCTCTACTTTCCTACAAAACCTACTTATAGGACCTATCATAAATTATCGTGTCAGCAAGTAAGATCTCTTGAGAAAGAGGAAAAGAAACATCTCTAAAGTCTTAAGCTTCGTAATTCAATCTCCAACTATTGTCAAAGTCAAGCCAACTCTTTCCACCTTAGTTTTGGTAAGGGGGTAGGGGGAAAAAGTATCTGTGAGATAGACATTCGCACTCGCGGTGGCAGGCAGGCAGTTCGGGTTGGGTTGGTGTTTGGGGTAATTGCGATCATAACTGTCGCACACACCGACTGCCACGATACCGGCTGAGGaggggccgggccgggcctaGCCTAGGGCCTGCCTGTGCAAAGTGTTCTTATTAAAATGTCTTCAGGCTTGTTAGCACAGCCAGCAGAGCGTAAAAGTCTTACCaagtctttcttttttttttcgacacAGACTTGTTTCTCCTGCCTgcttttcattatttttcttttaacttttttttttggtttttggagcGGCAGGGTTGAGAGGAAAAACTAACAAAGCAACGGTAAATGGGCAATTTTTGCGCAAGTGACGAACaagtaataattatttaaacagtTAAGCCAAAGCTCGGCTTGACTCTCATTCATGCATGCCATGCATGTGAACCTTACCGATGtatgtatctttgtatctatgCCGGGCTACCAACCTACCGAATGCGGCCCGATCAAATGGAAAGCGAAAGTTGCGTTTGACTTTAACCCATGGCTATATGCTACATGCCGCATGCCTATGCCACATGCGGCATACATATAACACAACAATATCATTCACTATCCGACCAATGCCGACCATCTTAATGGCTGCTAGTTAGCCGGGCTTAGACTAATTACCATCCCGACGACTCTGCCGAATTTGGAGGCTTTGCTCTTTTAATGGCCACAGGTTATAGTAGTGGCTATAGTACATATTTCTATAGCCTATAATAGCCATTGTCCGCCCGGAAAGTGTCTGGAGCATGGCTTCCGTTTGAGCTGCTTTTCATTTTTGCCATTTACTTTCCACACTCACCAAGGGCCGATAGCCCAG
The Drosophila bipectinata strain 14024-0381.07 chromosome 3R, DbipHiC1v2, whole genome shotgun sequence DNA segment above includes these coding regions:
- the wkd gene encoding TBC1 domain family member whacked produces the protein MATAPRSLDTISLCSTVSSCPDRNGFYGGFQRTDKPKEPLSKAQIIAREKKWLYMIENWSIYMSKNYKKIRDRCRKGIPKSVRPKAWFYLSGAYLLKNKNPNVYQDLLKKPGNPATIEEIKKDKHRQFPFHEMFLDEQKVGQIELFNVLKAYSIYNPKVGFCQAQAPIAAFLLMHLPAEDAFWVFVSVCDVYLQDYFIPGLEVIQNDAGILEGLLKKTCPPVYRHLQKHKVEPLLYMTDWFLCAMTRTLPWETLLRVWDCFLAEGIRVIFKVALVIIGASLSRHKVRKTCTGLCETLAVLRSPEEHIVEEEFLINNMMRLNLRVEDFQIEHTRQKARRAKQKAQQEAESSGHRRNMPTL
- the LOC108127883 gene encoding zinc finger protein 845, coding for MEGMDLWTSMFSSDFDEAEDGVEGDVGLEGEDGEQYGNGNGNSDLLDADMGDDDILDGEEEDREEEEDEDDGEGENRGKGSDPDDDAIFDFELQPMISLSEQPEQSSSLDDAEATMRGQSVPGSQGRNPNVGYPQRPTTSQINATDEHGVPINYELGVVYICPACGAEFRQQDHWKRHMNQMHRYNTLRGLNFLPVDKLYHRCQECHKRIAMHSRENLLKHKFTHLPYRCTKCYICKREYKYRQDLMVHLRLVHCEEVVAMMRGGYNAAGRKTRVRESRTEQLQREEALREDGELDRIEVRNEVLEPDADESSVLEHSKQSLVAEEVPPASRKKRPEEEGDELILAAELCEDYIHFMCPDCGYECDNLRQWRQHIEFVHDFVSRRGLNFRSSDMQMQCLECKKIVSPNTIKVLRAHKFSHLSHPEWMHCKLCYKGFSDHDAMVKHLLKEHHLDTLMPERTGQAEDGEFDGGGRKGEGNGDALDDESPYFADAPRRGGRISSDDMYEPFIDYLCPQCGKEFREKKHWRTHVVMMHGMNDLSKLNFNVIDERKLKCLECDKIITNAYGIQNAQQHRITHLPFKAYARCTKCHKSYTDRKGLVKHLATYHRINDMPRRSTGGSLGGDAGGGGDSLPMPQAPKQPRKQIVTVANETYEIIYLDDHEPVIEEDNDFGEQMQAEEEEFLPATIAPPSPPMLHPAPGQNDGHRYKCIHCGEAFASQAAVKQHRIDKHFKIRKRLRSHQPTQNTDTIAPFPTVEQNYIFLCPSCGMEYKTQFEWRRHINDVHNFDKREYLNMQQLDKYRYQCTQCRDVVSNSKLKGLQDHHFRHLPYRLYLKCLICGTCYNHKPNIAAHLRARHNIFERGAPVMVTKPSKQMNRYREMDREKTLPPSPIPVPDSPPSCSPSFSGAAMSRTLKPQPGALPVRPAGLNTLEDSISYHNAVDLDFITYFCPKCNQNFDSHAFWRKHIVEKHNFNSREGLNFRQLDNHHYLCLECYKRVTVTHTKGAIGQLQSHKFRHLPHRSFKCLTCGGEFVRKQMFFKHLNRDTNRCDNHQQRELDDDEQEHDQEQEGVVSVRSMYQLACPQCGDGFTTVKRTAWKEHINVYHSLTKLDLLHMIKVDVDRYRCNDCNEEIGTNRLRELQHHRYQHLPHPAYVRCKLCDKNEVGSESGGGRLHSLQDLKQHILNSHPAAKEKESILAKIREHMQQEEQEDVVPTVEDEDNQTGHDSGPYMPLPPHLLDDGDDMDFEDQYLLG